CCTAGTTTGCCTAATTCTATTTCGTTATCTGACTCTGCTTCATCTGTTTCTTCCTCTTGGTCCTCCTTGGTTACTTTATTTCGCTTGGTCTCTGGTTGCTTCTTTTCTCTGACACCGATTGCTCTTTTGCCTGGATTGCTTCTCCTTGCCATGCCCCTTTTTGCTTTCTTCAACCTAACTTTgcttgtgttctctctctctctccctctcatatcTCTTTCCCCACCACTTCAAGCTCCTGAGTACCCAACGTCCAGATCTGTGACGGTGACCACCATGGAAAGAGGGGAGCTCTTCTTGCTGGTTTGTGCTCCTTGGTTGAAACACCCTTGGGAGTCCCCATGATTTCTGTCACAGaggggtgcccccccccagtcattattcctggcattgcaaaggggACAGGAGGACACACActcagaatgccgggtgatctcataagctcacCTCCCTTAAGGAAAGTCGGCTAGGAAAATGAAGCAATCATCAACTCAGAGGAAGTCGGTTTGCATCATTATTAACAGCCTCTCATATTTATGTTTCAGTTCTTCTTCTTGCTCACATGTCCCCAGAATAgaggctgtggcaggaaaagaaAACCTTGGCTTCCTTAGCTGGTCACTCGGCATCTTTCTGCTTGAGGCTCCAGACTAGGCAGAGAGATTGAGCGAGAAGACCGAAGAAGCGGAGGAAGATGGGGGGGCTCTGGATggtggcgctgctgctgctgctgctgctgctgggtcctCGGCCAGGTGAGTTCTCAGCCAGAATCCTGGAATGACGCCCAGGAGGAGAAGGGCCCTTCGTGGCACTTTTGGCCTTGCCGGGAACTCTCAGCAGATTGGATCAGTGAGAACAACCTTCCTTGCAGGGGAATGTCTGATGCTCGCAGGGGCTTTTATAGTGGGGCAGAGGAGCAGAGCAGCTGGGGTCATGTTGAGGGTGGTGGAGGCTGCTTGCTTGAGCTCAcaaaatgcctctttgccaaaaTGTCGATGCAGACTGGAAATAGAGCCTAGTGGTCTCTGTAAGGCCAATGGCTGTGAGCGGGGGATTCTTTGTCTCCTTGTGAGGAGAAATACTTTCAGAACTGAGATGATCCCAATGGTACCCCTGTGGGGAACAATATAGCTGCCTTAGactagtccatccagctcagtattacctacacagactggcagcggcttttccaagggtgcaggcaggagtctctctcacccccatcttgaagatgccagggaggggacttggaaccttccacatgcaagcaggcaggtgctcttcccagagcggccccagcccctgaggggaagatcttgcagtgctcatacatggagtctcccattcaaatggaagccaggttggaccctgcttagcaaaggggacaattcatgtccaGCAATAAACCCAGCAGTAGAGCTACAATTAACTTGCCCAAAAGCCAAATGGGTGAAACAATATGTCAAGTGAGTTTCAGATCGGATTTGCACCAAACTTCCCAGTTATGGCTACAGTGTGGGGAATCGGGCATTTTAGACAGGGGAATGGAAGAAATATACCCTTGAGCAGGGTCCTGCTCAGCCCTcctgtcaggggtgtagcaacgttggcgtgggcccagagacaagattttaaaatgccccccacccctcactgaagctcagctcatgaagtaaagaaatcttaaatgaggctgaatagtggtaacaaaaagcatagtaaaatatatatctcctatgtgccacaatcgaacatcatcctaaattatttttttaaaggttttttaaattgtggacgatgcaagtcatttcatggtactagagaaagacctgctgttctggtagctccaggtcttaatactcacatcaatttcggaggatgaatacaactgaaggaagcccgggtgggtgcgcagctgggggagtcagtcatgtgacttgcctggcgggggggcaaggcagtgggcccccagacaactgtctccccttgccccattatagttacgccccacCTCCTGGCCTTCTTGGCAAAGTGGCATTTGTTGAAGAGGAATCCTGGGCTCTGAAGCTCAGCGCTGCTCTGATTCACAGGgattcctccttcttcttcccaaaCCAAGAGAGACAGGATATGAAGGTAGAAAACACACAGTCTGAAGGTGAAGATGCATGCCATATTTTGGGAGCAGTGGAGATGATCTTGAAAGCCCATCACAGGTCAGGGAGGGTAGGTTTCTGAGTGCCGGCCCGGTCTCTTGCGGCAGCCCATGGCCCGTCAGGGGATGCCAGAGACCAGGAGGTGCTTTGTTGGACGGGGCCCACGGTGGCTTCTCCAGGGAATCTGTGACGAGGAGGGGTTGGGTCTGAAAGGGGGCAGAGGCCATGGTGTGCCCTTCCTGCTCTCTGGAGCCTATTTTTCTTCCTCTGGACTCTACAGGTTCTTCTGCACAAGATCTGCCAAAGAAGTTGATCGCAGCTGTGGGAGAATCCGTGACTTTCCCTCTGGAGATTCCACCGTCATTTCGGGAAATTCTCTGGAACAAAAATAAAGTCAACATTGTAACTGTGGAACCAGGGTCACCGTGTCAGCTTTTGACATTTGGAGACTATCGAAGGCGGCAAGTGAATGTGTCCAAGGACTGCGGCTCCTTAACAGTCACGGAGCTGCGCAAAGAAGACTCTGCGGAATACACAGCCCAGATACTGGTCCCTGGTCAACAGTCTCCACTCCGGAGATTTCACCTGCAGGTGTACAGTAAGTTGGGGAGGGGGGTTTAAGCTGCCAGGACCAGGTTGGGGACGTCCTCCTGGGTTGCCCAACCTCAAAAGCAagaagagcagctgcagaagaaAGCCGTCTGCTTAGGATTTGGGGAAGGAAACTTCTCTGCCAAGCAGTCCGGGATCAAAATGCCTCTGACGGAAGGAATCAACTttcttctgtagctgctcctgctctTGTTGTTGTCGCTGTGACCCTCCACGCCAGTTGGCCCAGCAGCCTCCCCTCCCGTCCACCCAGGAAGAGGAAGGGCCAGGCCTGGCATGaggtgggggcctccaggggcccCACAGCAGGGGCTGCCGTACTCCTCTTCTGCCCCCAGGGCTCTTTCTATTCCTCCCCTTCTCCATGGATtgggaaaggaagaggggaactgagagggagggggaggcatggaagaaaggtgggctcGAGACTGGTTAGGGgacccccacttctgcccccttcCTTTTAAATCCcaggcctggaggaggaggaggaggagggttgtgGTGAGGGCATCCCTGGAGGGGTGGCAGCACTTGACCCCCTGCCTCAGAATGATCTAGGAAAATGGCCTGGAAGATTCAAGGATTTGATGTGAGTTCATGTAGACCAAAAAGCTATAAAAACTatataacctaccagatataatcagcataaaatattaaatagcctcttttaaaagatgtgttttaaattgctttttattaaaaaaaaaaacaccaccaatgGAGGGAGCATGGATAAGCTGTTCGGGGAGGACGTGTCAAAGCCAAGGGGgcagggccacaaccaaaaaggccctgtctctagtccccaccagccAGATccctgttagtggcggggccatgagcagggcctgagatgatgaatggagggccctggcaggttcataggtgtgaatgcagtccaacagtaAAGCAAAGCTTTCCTGGCCCCAACACTGCTGGGTTGTTGAGCTTCTGCCTCTTTGCCTCAATAGGCTTTTGTTACTGATAGCAGATGGGAATCGCCAGGGCAAACCTGTTAGCATTTCTGTTTAGGATCCTAAACCTATTCATATTTTTAGGGTTTGAGCCATTTTGAGTTAAAAGCGCAAGTGCATTTCTAATTTCAAGGAAGCCATTCATCTACAATTCTCCCCCTCCAGTTAATCAAGAGTGCAAACATAACCCAATtgcaagttcactccctggctggcagcatctcctgggagGACTAGGAGATATTCCGTctcctgaaaccacagagagctgctgctgccggtcagtgtaggcaatactgagccaggtggaccaagggcctgactcagtacaaggcagcagCTTCCTTGCATTCCACATCCTCCAACATTTCCTCGGTGAAAATAGGGACGTGCTTGCTGTCCCTATCACAATGAAAACACCACAACGCATTTCTGTGGCACCTCAAGTTGCTGCATCTTTGCCCTGTAATACATTTCAGCACAAAGCTCTAAAatgcaagagagaggggaagaaaaaagaaatgatTCCCAATTCCCCCAGACTTAGCAAAGTGGGGAGACACACCTTCCTCAGAAAGAACAAACATAATAAGAATCTCCTTGTCGAAGCTCCCACACCCCAGTCCAGCCTAGTTAGACGGCTTTAGCAGAGGAGCCGCAGATGCCTGCAGAGAGCAACCGGCCTCTCACTCTTGGCCACGAGGGCCACGTGCAGCTTccacgttcagaggcagtatacctgtgGATAGCAGTTGTCAGCTCAACGTTATACAAAAGCTCTCTCTGACAAGGGCACAAATACACACACCTTTCTCATAGGAAAAAAACCCATAAGAATTACCTTGCCAAAGGGTCCATCCAAGAAGGAGaagccaccaacttggatggaaTCTGGACAACATGTGTCTCTACCACCCGTTGGGTTTCAAAGTGGACATAGAATGGAATGACCCCAGCCATTCCTGAGGGTTTGAGGGGAGGCAAGAAATTGAGGGCAGGGGAGGAATGACCAGTGAAACCCTGTGGCTGTTCTCCCTCCGCACATTCTGTCTCCCTCCCCCTTTGCAGAGCGTCTCTCAGAGAAGGACCTGGATGCTGCCTGTGCAAAGGTAGTTCCTGGCAGTGGGAATGAAACTTGGCAGCTGAACTGCTCTGCAGGGACCTGGGAAGAGGGTGTGGAATTCAACTGGACATCGGCCATCCAGAGCTCCTCCGGGAGGCTTCTTGTCATTCAACGCAACCTGCAAGAGAAGGACCTGAACGCCACCTGCACAGCAAAGAACCCCATAGGCAACACCTCCAGGACATTCTCCCTCAGGAATACTTGTGTTGGTAAGCAATCTCCCTTCTGTGCTCCAgccaaaaacaaaaatggcccaCACCCTTTTCTCACCTGGTCTCAGATACCACTTTACTGATTGACTTCAAAAGAGCCTTGGTAAGGAGGTTCTGCTGCCGCAACCTTCCCTGGCTGGGGCCCAGGTTTTGCACTCCTAAAAATCAAATTCTGCAACTGGTGTATGGACCTGCGATGCATAAGCAGTCCTTCTCCTTGCACATCTGGGCACATCTGGACCAAGGAGCAAGGGGTGACAGCCCTGCTGACTGCTAGAACTCCCACCCAGGCCTGTGTCTCTGTTTGAATGGAGTCCGGCTGTGGGTCCGTCTAGACCTGCATTGTCTGCCTAGCAGGCTGGAAGTAATTCTCTGCCAGGCTGGAGCTACTGGTGTTCAAGAGTGTCCTGAGAACATGGGTCCTTCTGCCCCTGGGAAGGagtcccctctcctctcccccttcctgtgCACATCAGCTGGCCAGCCGGCCACTCTGGCTGCTCCTGCCACTTACGGGCCTCCTTCTTGCTGTTGCTGCCGTACCATGCCTCCTGCATGCCTACCTCCTTGCATGCCTGCCTCGGCTTCCTTTGCCTCCGCCCACCCCCAACTGCTGCTTGCCAAAGCAGGAGGAGCTGGCAAGTAGCAGGACTGGAGGCATCCAGGAGGCGGGCAAGTGagccaagggcgggggggggaggaccacacacggggggcgggggggcgaaCAAGGCCCCCTTGGCATGAGCTTTGCCAGGGTTCTTCTCGACAGTCTCAGGCCGGGGTCTTCCCCAGTTATTCTGCAGCCCCTGGCAAATTTGCCTTATGCAGCAGAGTCAGACCCCTTGCACcatcctgggcgctttccaggtgaCGTGCTGCTCAGCAGTAAAAGTCTTTGGCTTGGCAAGACCGCTTTGAAAAGGTAAATAGCTTGCACAGCCCTCCTGCAATGGGGAAACGCAACTATttattgtaggactaaaacgcaaaGAAAAagtccgaaagaaggcatcggaaatgtggacggcagcttgctgacagcgcagggactgagATGCCAAAACAccggcagtacggaagcacacttagcggacacctagtgacactgttgttgcgtgtaatctggaaagcgccttgccccatgagcagcagcagcctagCCCATAATTTTGGCCCCATTTTAAATCACATTTTCAGTGCGAGTCCCTCTTGTCTAGTCTGAAATAGTACCATTTAGACACAAGGTGTCCCAACACCATGAAAACTGGGACGCAACTGCAGCAGGAATGAAATAAACTCAGATGACTTTTCTggttggagttggcccagagCTCAGTGTGGCTCAGTGTGAACAGCAAGAGAGGAGAAGTCACAAGAGAAGTCACCCAAGTGAATTATCCAAGTCTCCCTTGAAATCCGCCTGCCAGGGAGGCTCTTGCCTCCACTGCCTATTCACTAAAGCCACACAGTCCTCAGCCAGGCACTCCCAGGAAACATTTGGATCCAGTTTGCGCTTAGCAGTTCACTTCCCAGGTCTCAGGTGCTTTAATatctccaataatgcaccactaAAAACGGAGTTTTGGCAACAGGCTAGTGGATGTACACAGAGGCGGAGGTTGCCAGAGAACATCcaacttccccacccccacccagccactttgcatgatctctctctctctctctctctctctctctctctctctctctctctctctccttctctctccaatCTGCTCTTTCACATTCTGCTCCCTCACTTCAAGCTCCTGGGTACCCAACGACAAGACCTACAACAAGGACCACTGAGGAATCTGGTGAGCTCagggggtgtagtggagggggaggCCCCGGGATGGAGCGCTGGCACTTCctagcttctctggctgttggggtgggcatggccacggGGGCGGCTGTCTTGGAGAGCTCCTCCTGCACTCCTGAACGGGCAGCTACATCACTGGGCGAGCTCCACCCCATCCCTCTTCTTTGTCCTTTGTGTCCCTTGCATGATCCAGCCTTGGGACTTCCCATTCTTTCTATTCTATCCGAGAGATTCCTCCCCACCAAAAGGGGGCACACTGCCATGGGCAGAGCGCCcattggacaaacagggacaaatgtccctgggcccagagggtcaggggccccTCAGGAGgtcacccctgccctgcccctggccaagcggcggcggcagctgctgtGGCCAGACGGCTTCTCCACCGGCCTCTCTGGCTGAACTGTGCGGCTGCCGCCCgtgccctgctgctgctatttatgttagcctggggggtggggtgagctgggcggcggtggcgggtgctCTGGTCAGCTGGCCGGCCTCTCCGCCCAAACTGCACCCCTGCACAGTTCAGAAATGGACGCCGcatgcctgtgacatcacggTCATGTGACTCCCTATCCAAACGGCGCAGGCAGGCAGTTCAAGCGGAGAGGCCGGCCAGCCAGAGCACCCGCTGCCACTCAACTCACCCCTCCGGCCAACACAAatggcagcagggcaggggcagcaagatTTTGTTGCCCCACCCtttgcacctgatgtcagatgcaggggccgtgGCTTAGGGGGCTGGGGGTGCATGATGGAGAGCTCCCCTAATAAGATGgtgtcccctggcccccaggggccttgctacacccctgcacactgCAGAACCAACAGTGGTCCCACATGACTCCAGGGAGTCAATCCAGCCATGTGTAGACACGATGGAAGGCAAACCAAATTTCCTCctgaataatccctttcactccctcattggctaagggtccaaccacctcccattagaagccattaggtggctccctcCTTGATTAGTGGCTCATAAACCATAACGATGTCCCCCACCTCATGGACCTAtgggttaaccctaaccctaaccctaaccctaacccaccgCAACATTCTGGCCACAAGATCTGGAACCTAGACTGTTCTCTGTTTAGAGAAACAATTTAGAGTTCTCGATTTAGAGAGGTTCTCTTGAGAAGGACCCTGCAAGCAATATCGGGAGAGATTGCCCGATATTGATCCAGTTGCAGGAATGCGTTTTGCAAGTTGGTTGTTCTTGCAATGGCTGAAATGTGTCATTTCTCTCTCCCAGGTGTGATGGGTCTGTCTTCATATGTGCCCCTTGGAGTCACCATTTCCCTGTTGCTGCTTGCCAAAGTGGCCATCAGCGCCTGTGTGTTTGTCAAGTGGTCATCTTGCACCAAGCAGGAGCCATTGGAGACCGTCATGAGGAGGGGAACAAGAGAGTCAGAGGCACGTGGCACTGAGGAGGATCGAAGCACGAGGAGGAGAGCCCCCTCGATGGCAACCCCCCCTTCCCGGTGACTGTACCCCAACTTTGTCCCAGCCAAGAGTCTCACAACCGCAAAAACTCCTTAGAAATGCTGGTCTCCTTGCTGGCGACTGAAATGTTTCTTTTGCTGTTCATTTTGGATTTATTTTCCTTCTTCATCATCAGGACTTTTCATCTGAATATCTGATTTGGATGACTTCTCCTTCCCAAGTTTTGAATCTGCTCTAAAGACTCAAGGGTGTGGGGATATGTGATGCGATTTCTTTTTTGAAAAACCGCTACCGTACTTCAAAGGCTTCTGTAATGTGTTTTGCCACCACTGGAGTTAATTAAATACGGTATGTTTGTTCCAGTTCCAGTGTATTTCATACTTGTCTTTTATGGCTTTGTCTTTCATGGCTTAAACAGTATGTGAATAAAGCCCCAAAGCACATCAGCCGGAGGTCTGAGCCGTCTGCCTTTTGCATCTGGCCTTTGCTACAGCAGCTGTCCCGGCATCTTTCTGGGCTCCTTTAAATGCTCTGGACTGGAAGATCTGTGAGAGTGGCCTGAGCAGAAACCGAGTGGATGTCTGGCAAAGCTTTGGGCAGTGGGACAGAAAAGCCGGGGTCACCCCAGCGCTCTGAGAAGGGGCCACACGGTCTGGCCTGGACAACAAGGCCTTGTTACAGGCAGACGTGCTCTTAagcctggacttccaggcagaaatccaaaGCCTTCACACACACCAGAGGCCCCCCcacaatcctctttagactgtcccaggtgTGCTGTGCGTTGCAATATTTCTGCTCATGCCCATTTgcataaacatacctgttttatattcttgcattcttgcaagttcagttgctgtttgtgccctcaagacaccccccccacatgttaaaaatactgcatctGTCACaatgtgtgtagggggataatgcttaacttgcagcagtgcGGGGGGacgggactccaaaggcctttaggtccaggctccaaaattacctaggggcactTCGGGGTACAAGAGCTGGTTTCCAAATCTGACAGTACATACACACCCCTTTAATTTGGTTGATATGCTGACAGGAGTCTTGGGCATGGTTGACATCAGGAAAGAAGCAGTGTGTTTTAGGAATAAGCAGTGTTTTAGCACTGGAGTTTGGAATAACCTTGGAAGCCCTAAAGAGGAGAGctgtggcaaatgcagtttacTCCCAGGAGAGTCCAGTACAGACTCTGTGGCCCATTAAAACCAGGCTGACCACACAGTTCATTCCCAACAGACTGGGAATGAAGCCTCCATTGCTCAGACCCCTCCAGAGCAAGTGGGCCACCACATTTCTGAcattcctgcatgcaagcatctcAATGGCCCAGTTTCCTCTTGGATCCCTTCTATTGCCCCAGGGAGGCTGGCTGTCTTGTCCTCCCTGGCCCTCATTGTTTTCCTGCTGGATGGCCCATTCACCAGGATAGCTAAGCCAATCAGCCTGCTTAGAAAAAGATAGCTGCCATCAAGATAAGGCTGGTTTCTGTCTGGCAACTTGTAGTaatccctttctttcctttctctgaCACCAGAAACATATTGAGGTGTTCAGTGACTCACCTGGGCACCTGGGCACTGAGCACATGACTTGGATCCTATGTAAAAAGGGACTTCcaagcccgcccacccgccctctctctctctctctttctgatccTGGAAGCACTGCTGAGCGCACCCCATTTTTGTTGCTCTACCGGAGCACCTGGCAGGCTTCAGGACATCTCATCTGGATAGGTAACTCTGACTTTTCTTAATTCCCCTTCCCATCCCCAGATGCTTGAAGCTGTGtgggtgcatgcatgcaagtGTGTGAGCGTTTAAGGACCAGCCAGCCTAGCCGTTTTTACCTTTCACTAGAACAATGGGAAAGGCTCTTGGGGAGGATGGCCAGGATAGGACAGAGCAAATAGCCATCTGGACAAAGAAATTAATAAATGTTAAGAGcgtgagtgtgtctgtgtgtgattcTTCCTAAAGTCAGGAGCACCCCCTCTGCAGAGCTCTGGCCTCGTCCTCTTAACTGTATTTCACCTCCCTTTGCAACTTCTCCCCCCTCGCCCGCATATTGTTGTGGTGTTCCCAGAAAAGGTGACAGGAAAGCAGAACTGCGACTTCCTTCGCGGGTGAATCAACAGGCCTCTGAAGACTTGCCACATTAGACCGGAAGCTCAGACAAGGAGACTGAACAAGCGGAGAAGGATGTGGTGGCTCtggaaggtgctgctgctgctgctgctgctgtgtcctCTGCCAGGTGAGGTCTGCCAGGAAGCTTTAATTGGGTGCAGGAGCTCCTGACTGAGCAATATGGTGCCTTACTGAGGACTCTCAGCTTGGAGCTCTGCCTTGAATGGATGGGAGCAGTCCTTGGGTGGGTGAAGTGTCtgattcgggggtgggggtgggctcttGTGGTGGGGCAGAGAGCATGGggtatcttggagacaccagggagggaacttggaacacagAAGCGGCCCAATCATAAGTGTGGCCCAATcataccctaaggggaagatctgacaatgctcatgcatcaagtctcccattcatatgtaaccagggcagaccctgcttactaccacaagaccagctctcctcctctctggtatttatatactgcccattaCTGGAGATGGTTTACAAGGAACTAAACAAACCAAAATATTAAACCTTTAAAACGTATATAAGATTTAAAGTtcaaacaatcaataaaattcaacacCAGCAAAAAACACCAGCAAAATAATGGCTACTGTTGTGGGATTAGACACTTTAGAAATGAAAGCGGAGAAGTGTTTCCTTTAGCAAGCTTATAACACCATCCTCACCTTGTTTTCTGAGGAAGCATCAGGGGTGTCAGCTGCATTTGAATCTTGGGCTCTGATGCCTGGGTCTGCTCGGATTTATTTCTTAGGAATGTTCTTGATCCTCTTCCTCCCCAAACCTAGAGGAAGAGGGTGGGAGGTTTGAAATGCACAATTAGAGGGTCCCCCATGAAGCATGTGATATTTTTGGAGGATCATCTTGAAAGTCCATCACGGCATTCAGCCCAAACTTTCCTTTTGTCTACAGGAGTCTGCTCAAGGAAGCAAAATGTAACAAATTCTGCAAATCTGGAACACAAgctgccctccccacccttcaCTCACACACCCTCCCAAATACAGGAGCATTCAAAATGCTTATCCAGATCCATTCATAGAATAttgcaatttctctctctctctctctctctctctctctgccctcttgtACAATattatgtgttgtttttttaaaatgactacaGTTAACTGGGTAAACCAAGGTtgcacaacttctgccctcctccagatgttggactacaaatcccatcatccctattgaccactatgactggggattatgggggttgtagtccaaaatcagctggcaTGCCAGAGCAGGGAGTGACCACCCAAACCAAAACATTTCTCCTATTACTGTGTGTGTAGGTACTTTGTTTTGCCATCAAAGAGTAAAGAAACAGTGTATTCTGTAATGGGATCATCACCATGTATAATCATTACCCCGTGGTTATCATCCCCTACCACCAGTGCCCTATAAAATACCCCACTCTTGTGGTCCCCACATTGTGGCCAGATGTGGGAGGCTGAGCCGGGGAAGGAGGGGGCTGCCGGCAGCAGcctcccctctaacagggattcccagatgttcttgactacgacccccagaatccccaagcaaaagccattgcaactggggattctgggagctgtagtcaacaacatctgggaatccctgttagaggagacACTGTGCCTGAGGCCCCCCAAGAGACACCTTCTACGGCTCTTGAGTATTGTGATGGTTTTGCAGTCCTGCATGCCAGCTGGCCTCCTCTTGCCTGAGGTTGGCTAAGAGTTCCAGAGGCCAACTGGTGTTGCTCAAGGCAGGGAGGTTCCTGGAGGAGGGAGTCAAAAGAGGCTTGTCCCGCTGATGGGAGCGCTTATGTTTGCCTGTGCGAAAGTGATTTTCATGAGTCATGTTTGGCAAGGGGCAGATGATTTGTGACAGGGTGCCCTTCCTGCTCTGAGACGCTGTTTCTGCCTTGACGCTTCTACAGATTCTTCTGCAGAATCGGTGCTGCCCCAGAAGATGATCGGAATCCTGGGAGGGTTCGTGACTTTCCGGCTGGAGACGCCAAGACCGTCTGAGCAAGTCCTCTGGCATAAAAACGAAGCCCACGTGGCAACGCTGAGCCCAGGGCCGCCATGTCAGCTGCAGGCATTCGGAGACTACCAAGGGCGGCAAGTGACGGTCTCAGAGAAGTGCGACTCGGTAACGGTCACCGGTCTACTCAGAGAGGACTCGGGGGCATACAGAGCCCAGAGAGGGACTCCTGGCCAGCAACAACACTCGCTGCAGGCATTTAGCCTGAAGGTGTACAGTAAGTAGGTGGGGGGTGGTCTACACGGCCAGTCCCACGGAGTGCCATTGGATGGCTTGGAAAGAGGcacagacaaattcacagaggatagGGCTAGcaggggctactagtctggtggctataggccacctccagcctcagaggcaagatgcctctgaataccaggtgaaggggagcaacagcaggagagagggcctgccctcacccgctgcctgtgggcttctcggaggcatctatagtgggccactgtgtgaaacaggatgctggactggatgggcctccttgggcctgatccagcagggctgttcttatgttcttatattcattTTGAGTGGCCTGGAGTTGCGCAGCCTCCCCCTGCAGAAGCTAAGGAGCAGGTCTAGGCTGTCCATGAGATGGACTAAG
The Hemicordylus capensis ecotype Gifberg chromosome 14, rHemCap1.1.pri, whole genome shotgun sequence genome window above contains:
- the LOC128337425 gene encoding SLAM family member 9-like, which gives rise to MGGLWMVALLLLLLLLGPRPGSSAQDLPKKLIAAVGESVTFPLEIPPSFREILWNKNKVNIVTVEPGSPCQLLTFGDYRRRQVNVSKDCGSLTVTELRKEDSAEYTAQILVPGQQSPLRRFHLQVYKRLSEKDLDAACAKVVPGSGNETWQLNCSAGTWEEGVEFNWTSAIQSSSGRLLVIQRNLQEKDLNATCTAKNPIGNTSRTFSLRNTCVAPGYPTTRPTTRTTEESGVMGLSSYVPLGVTISLLLLAKVAISACVFVKWSSCTKQEPLETVMRRGTRESEARGTEEDRSTRRRAPSMATPPSR